One window of the Streptomyces sp. B3I8 genome contains the following:
- a CDS encoding HEAT repeat domain-containing protein produces MTDQPLSPEPELPAPGGRHRPSVTVDRGRIPALRVRERVETILRTHDFSEAERAFGQLTPEDLVVVRVIAQEGAASGVEPPVRYAAIAALARHPSAANLNLLTDLARLGEDFYVRGHAVLALAHTGSYAHLGAVLAALEATEPFERAAAVKALRHLAAVTSEEAVRAHALALGGEEAMRRLDAALAAAGRQAAEARRGPRVTEADPGGPATS; encoded by the coding sequence ATGACCGACCAACCTCTGAGCCCCGAGCCGGAGCTTCCGGCCCCCGGTGGCAGACACCGGCCCTCCGTCACCGTGGACCGCGGCCGCATCCCCGCCCTCCGCGTCCGCGAGCGGGTTGAGACGATCCTGCGCACCCATGACTTCTCCGAGGCGGAGCGGGCGTTCGGCCAGCTGACTCCCGAGGACCTGGTCGTGGTGCGCGTGATCGCCCAGGAAGGCGCGGCGTCCGGAGTCGAGCCGCCGGTGCGTTATGCGGCCATTGCCGCGCTGGCCCGGCACCCCTCGGCGGCGAACCTCAACCTTCTCACCGACCTGGCCCGCCTCGGCGAGGACTTCTACGTCCGGGGGCATGCCGTGCTCGCCCTCGCCCACACCGGCTCGTACGCCCATCTGGGGGCTGTGCTCGCCGCGTTGGAGGCAACTGAGCCTTTCGAGCGGGCCGCGGCGGTGAAGGCGCTGCGCCACCTGGCGGCCGTGACCTCCGAGGAAGCGGTACGGGCGCACGCGCTGGCCCTCGGTGGCGAGGAGGCGATGCGGCGCCTGGACGCGGCCCTGGCCGCAGCGGGGCGTCAGGCGGCCGAGGCGAGGAGGGGACCGCGTGTGACGGAAGCGGATCCGGGCGGCCCCGCCACGTCGTAG
- the rox gene encoding rifampin monooxygenase: MIDVIVAGGGPTGLMLAGELRLHGVHALVLEKEAVPTRIVRSLGLHARSVEVMDQRGLLERFLALGKQHPVGGFFAAINKPAPDQLDTAHPYTLGIPQTTTDRLLAEHATELGVEIRRGRELAGLSQDEHGVTAELADGTRLRSRYLVGCDGGRSTVRKLLGVGFPGEPSRVETLLGEVEVTAPPHTLNAVMAEVRKTHKRFGAMPLGDGVYRLVAPAEGVAEDRTVPPTLDELKRQVRKLAGTDFGVHSPRWLSRFGDATRLAERYRTGRVLLAGDAAHIHPPTGGQGLNLGIQDAFNLGWKLAAEVNGWAPEGLLDSYHTERHPVAADVLDNTRAQTELMSVEPGPQAVRRLVSELMDIEEVNRYLMEKITAIGIRYDFGEGHELLGRRLRDVGLKRGRLYERMHGGRGLLLDQTGRLSVTGWADRVDHIADSSEELDAPAVLLRPDGHVAWVGDDQQDLLDRLPRWFGAAVS, translated from the coding sequence ATGATTGACGTGATCGTTGCCGGCGGCGGACCGACCGGTTTGATGCTGGCCGGCGAGTTGCGGCTGCACGGCGTGCACGCGCTCGTGCTGGAGAAGGAGGCGGTGCCGACCAGGATCGTCCGCTCGCTCGGCCTGCACGCGCGCAGCGTCGAGGTGATGGACCAGCGCGGTCTGCTGGAGCGGTTCCTCGCGCTCGGCAAGCAACACCCGGTCGGTGGTTTCTTCGCCGCCATCAACAAGCCGGCGCCGGACCAGCTGGACACCGCACATCCGTACACCCTCGGCATTCCACAGACCACCACCGATCGCCTGCTTGCCGAGCACGCCACCGAACTCGGCGTCGAGATCCGGCGCGGCCGCGAACTCGCCGGGCTGAGCCAGGACGAACACGGGGTGACCGCCGAACTGGCCGACGGCACGCGGCTGCGCTCGCGCTACCTCGTCGGTTGTGACGGCGGCCGCAGCACGGTGCGCAAGCTGCTCGGTGTCGGCTTCCCCGGCGAGCCCTCCAGGGTCGAGACGCTGCTGGGCGAGGTGGAGGTCACCGCGCCGCCGCATACGCTGAACGCCGTGATGGCCGAAGTACGCAAGACCCACAAACGGTTCGGCGCCATGCCCCTCGGAGACGGGGTGTACCGCCTCGTCGCGCCCGCCGAGGGGGTGGCCGAGGACCGCACGGTCCCGCCGACCCTGGACGAGCTGAAGCGGCAGGTGCGGAAGCTCGCCGGTACCGACTTCGGCGTGCACTCACCGCGCTGGCTCTCCCGCTTCGGCGACGCCACCCGACTGGCCGAGCGCTACCGGACCGGCCGGGTGCTGCTGGCCGGCGACGCGGCGCACATCCACCCGCCGACCGGCGGGCAGGGGCTCAACCTCGGCATCCAGGACGCGTTCAACCTCGGCTGGAAGCTGGCCGCCGAAGTCAACGGCTGGGCACCGGAGGGACTGCTGGACAGCTACCACACCGAACGGCACCCGGTGGCCGCCGATGTGCTGGACAACACCCGCGCGCAGACGGAGCTGATGTCCGTCGAGCCGGGTCCCCAAGCAGTGCGTCGGCTGGTGTCGGAACTGATGGACATCGAGGAGGTGAACCGGTACCTGATGGAGAAGATCACTGCGATCGGGATCCGCTACGACTTCGGCGAGGGGCATGAACTGCTCGGCCGACGGTTGCGGGACGTGGGGCTGAAGCGGGGTCGCCTCTATGAGCGGATGCATGGCGGCCGCGGGCTGCTGCTCGACCAGACTGGCCGCCTCTCGGTGACAGGCTGGGCAGATCGAGTCGACCACATCGCCGACAGCAGCGAGGAACTGGACGCGCCCGCGGTGCTGCTGCGGCCGGACGGCCACGTGGCGTGGGTCGGTGACGATCAGCAGGACCTGCTCGACCGGCTTCCCCGGTGGTTCGGCGCTGCGGTCAGCTGA
- a CDS encoding DUF6262 family protein — protein MIPAMRDGRQADTERRRQRVATAVKNAAKNGTPISVSAIARQAGVDRSFLYRHRDLLEIVHAAELEPAAQEPAGSSPVSRASLQADLANAQARNTRLTARIQQLEKRLSQALGAQAWQESGLGAPADIDEIQRKITRLEQLNVELASALEEARSDLDAAREANRDLTRALNQRG, from the coding sequence GTGATCCCCGCCATGCGTGATGGCCGTCAAGCGGACACCGAGCGCCGCCGCCAGCGGGTGGCAACCGCGGTGAAGAACGCCGCGAAGAACGGCACCCCGATCAGCGTCTCGGCCATCGCCCGGCAAGCAGGAGTAGACCGCAGCTTCCTCTACCGTCACCGCGACCTGCTCGAAATCGTCCATGCCGCCGAACTCGAACCGGCAGCCCAGGAGCCGGCCGGCAGCTCGCCAGTCAGCCGGGCCTCGCTCCAGGCCGACCTCGCCAACGCCCAGGCCCGCAACACCCGCCTGACCGCCCGCATTCAACAGCTGGAGAAGCGACTGTCGCAGGCCCTGGGAGCTCAGGCATGGCAGGAGTCGGGACTCGGAGCCCCAGCGGACATCGACGAGATCCAGCGGAAGATCACGAGGCTGGAGCAGCTCAACGTCGAACTGGCCTCCGCGTTGGAGGAAGCCCGATCCGATCTCGATGCCGCAAGGGAGGCCAACCGAGACCTGACCAGAGCGCTGAACCAACGAGGCTGA
- a CDS encoding diadenosine tetraphosphate hydrolase — MSDDWRKDRIGSALRGENPAVLRKLAAGFAVIGDVQFLPGYSVLLVDDPSVERLPELPKGKRLAFLSDMDKLGEAVERACRRLDPAFRRVNLEILGNTDPFLHAHVWPRFEWEPADLVGRPVWLYPRERWHDEQYVLGPQHDAVREAISDELDRLAL; from the coding sequence ATGAGCGATGACTGGCGGAAGGACCGGATCGGCAGTGCCCTTCGGGGTGAGAACCCCGCGGTGCTCCGGAAGTTGGCAGCGGGATTCGCGGTGATCGGGGACGTCCAGTTCCTGCCGGGATACTCGGTGCTCCTGGTCGATGATCCCTCGGTGGAGCGGCTGCCGGAGCTTCCGAAGGGCAAGCGCCTGGCGTTTCTCTCCGACATGGACAAGCTGGGTGAGGCCGTCGAACGCGCTTGCAGACGGCTGGACCCCGCTTTCCGACGGGTCAACCTGGAGATCCTGGGGAACACCGATCCGTTCCTGCACGCGCATGTGTGGCCGCGGTTCGAATGGGAGCCCGCTGATCTTGTGGGCCGACCCGTGTGGCTGTATCCGCGTGAGCGGTGGCATGACGAGCAGTATGTGCTCGGCCCGCAGCACGACGCGGTGCGCGAGGCGATCTCGGATGAGCTGGACCGCCTCGCCCTCTGA
- a CDS encoding transposase, with amino-acid sequence MGSKYTKRYTEEFKRDAIALVDSSGRTVTAVALELDISSESLRGWYRRAKADQGEGAPGELTSAEREVNRKRIARVMRERDIRGVTRRKHRSLTRPDVKAKPAPDLIGRDFHAERPGTKLVGDITCLPTAEGRLYLACRLDLARSATPWPITTAPTSSSTPSTWPTAEAGWSPDA; translated from the coding sequence GTGGGAAGCAAGTACACGAAGCGGTACACGGAGGAGTTCAAGCGGGACGCGATCGCGCTCGTCGACTCCTCGGGCAGGACGGTCACCGCCGTCGCCCTGGAACTCGACATCAGCTCCGAGTCTCTGCGCGGCTGGTACCGCCGGGCCAAGGCCGACCAGGGCGAGGGCGCCCCGGGCGAGCTGACCAGCGCGGAGCGTGAGGTGAACCGCAAGCGCATCGCCCGCGTGATGCGCGAGCGCGACATCCGCGGCGTCACCCGCCGCAAGCACCGCTCGCTGACCCGGCCGGACGTGAAGGCGAAGCCGGCCCCGGACCTGATCGGCCGCGACTTCCACGCCGAGCGTCCCGGGACCAAGCTGGTCGGCGACATCACCTGTCTCCCGACGGCCGAGGGCCGGCTCTACCTCGCCTGCCGGCTGGACCTGGCCAGATCGGCTACGCCATGGCCGATCACCACCGCGCCGACCTCGTCGTCGACGCCCTCGACATGGCCCACGGCCGAGGCGGGCTGGAGCCCAGATGCGTGA
- a CDS encoding transposase, which translates to MAHGRGGLEPRCVIHSDRGSEYTSAQFSDRIRELGLRQSCGHTGSCFDNAAAENFWALLKEEIGTRTWPDRATARAEVFTFIETFYNRRRLREHRIFGYLTPAETRQRHQHTLAT; encoded by the coding sequence ATGGCCCACGGCCGAGGCGGGCTGGAGCCCAGATGCGTGATCCACAGTGATCGCGGCAGCGAGTACACATCGGCGCAATTCAGCGATCGAATACGGGAGTTGGGGCTGCGACAGAGCTGCGGACACACCGGATCATGTTTCGACAACGCCGCCGCGGAGAATTTCTGGGCCCTGCTCAAGGAAGAGATCGGAACCCGGACCTGGCCCGACCGGGCCACCGCCCGCGCCGAGGTCTTCACTTTCATCGAGACCTTCTACAACCGCCGCCGCCTACGCGAGCACAGGATCTTCGGCTACCTCACCCCGGCCGAGACCAGGCAGCGGCATCAACACACCCTCGCGACATAA
- a CDS encoding site-specific integrase, producing the protein MDLPSGVRYWTVVDDDFEVVWVADQWLRFLRFGRSRAELTTKAYAESVSLYLLWCRITGRQWLQAARDMGLFMVWLKYTPSTPDGEPAAVVLGPGAEPARRERRINGVLTAVRGLLSYAVSVGEAPRSVLGQIYELADSRDLPLEAQGEDADLSYRLRAVHRVQEPETEVDRATDDELVAMFLECRNARDRLIVLLLGRVGLRRGQAAGLHRSDCHLLPDSRALGCDYEGAHLHVRRRDNSNRAWSKSKEAWTQPVDFLVVQAFDQYIDERHEILGAGGSDFLLVNLFREPLGAPMSPDALGELFERLGKRAKLPRKVGPHMARRAFGSNVADAGGSLDEVQALLGQTHPESPRPYLIPDRTRLREAIERVPSPRLLHGTGEK; encoded by the coding sequence GTGGATTTGCCGTCGGGTGTTCGGTACTGGACGGTCGTCGACGACGACTTCGAGGTGGTGTGGGTCGCCGATCAGTGGCTGCGGTTCCTGCGGTTCGGTCGCAGCCGGGCCGAGCTGACGACGAAGGCGTACGCCGAGAGCGTGTCGCTGTATCTGCTGTGGTGCCGGATCACGGGGCGGCAATGGCTGCAAGCGGCCCGGGACATGGGCCTGTTCATGGTCTGGCTGAAGTACACGCCGTCGACGCCGGACGGTGAACCAGCCGCGGTGGTGCTGGGGCCCGGGGCCGAGCCGGCCCGGAGGGAACGGCGGATCAACGGGGTGCTGACTGCGGTGCGTGGTCTGCTGTCGTACGCCGTGTCGGTGGGCGAGGCGCCCCGCTCGGTACTCGGGCAGATCTACGAGCTGGCCGACAGCCGGGACCTGCCGCTGGAGGCCCAGGGCGAGGACGCCGACCTGTCCTACCGGCTGCGGGCCGTCCACCGGGTGCAGGAGCCGGAGACGGAGGTGGACCGGGCCACTGACGACGAGCTGGTGGCGATGTTCCTGGAATGCCGCAACGCCAGGGACCGGTTGATCGTGCTGCTGCTCGGCCGGGTCGGACTGCGCCGTGGCCAGGCGGCCGGTCTGCACCGCAGCGACTGTCACCTGCTGCCCGACTCGCGGGCCCTGGGCTGTGACTACGAGGGGGCTCACCTGCACGTCCGGCGCCGCGACAACAGCAACCGGGCGTGGTCGAAGTCGAAGGAGGCGTGGACTCAGCCGGTGGACTTCCTGGTGGTCCAGGCTTTCGACCAGTACATCGATGAGCGCCACGAGATCCTCGGAGCGGGCGGCAGCGACTTTCTGCTGGTGAACCTGTTCCGCGAGCCGCTGGGGGCGCCGATGTCGCCGGACGCGCTGGGCGAGTTGTTCGAGCGCCTGGGGAAACGGGCCAAGCTGCCGCGGAAGGTCGGCCCGCACATGGCCCGCCGCGCTTTCGGCAGCAACGTCGCGGACGCCGGCGGCTCATTGGACGAGGTGCAGGCCCTCCTCGGTCAGACGCACCCGGAATCCCCACGGCCCTACCTGATCCCCGACCGGACACGACTGCGCGAGGCGATCGAGCGGGTTCCCTCCCCGCGGCTTCTGCACGGGACGGGAGAGAAGTGA
- a CDS encoding BTAD domain-containing putative transcriptional regulator yields MTIEFGMLGEIQAHVGGTSVDLGPARQRCVLAVLLADVNRAVPVDGLVGRVWGADPSPGAKSTLYSYLSRLRQALGSAADASSSGAAIERRPGGYALLTDPDLVDLHLFRDLVGRARAAEDGRAAALFKQALGLWRGEPFATLDTPWCNSLRESLLEERHACLLDRNDVLLRQGRHAALLSELASCLDRHPLDERLATQYMLALYRSGRTADALRCFDRIRRALAEELGSDPGPELRRRHQQVLTNDPSIGAPSDAPASAPAAGAVAASGIASSRDRTLPRQLPFSGLFVGRSTELAELDKALGTACRPGGSAAVCVISGSGGVGKTSLAVHWAHCAMDRFPDGQLYVDLRGFSPSGEPLAPATAVRGFLDALGVDPGSIPADQQALTGLYRTLVADRRMLVVLDNARDVDQVSALLPGGAGCAVLVTSRRRLTGLAVTHGARLLPLDVLTPYESRNLLGRHLGEGCLAADPAAVTAVLEHCAGLPLAISIAGARAAVGSGPTLAALAEELQDQSARLDALDAGDLSTNVRAVCRVSYRGLTDRAAEAFRLLGAAGPAPEIGLAAAAGLLGRPPAAARVTLRELETVHLVQQLAPDRYSMHDLVRLYAAERAVEDQAQESRECALRRLVDYYLHTGYACDLILSPFEHHALELEPPLDGVTLELPADQSAVMSWFRAEHASLVAAQRVAGLHGWDRLVWQLARVVDGFLWRQGRLHEHLALWHTGLAAAERLGEDTALAWAHRRLAHACARASRHDRAVHHADRALAAAEKAMDVTEQARIHDVIAWSWARQGDDREALAHVRHTLRLQRQGGDPLAQANALNAVGWYEARLGEYRQALTHCEESLEIHRRHGFRDGEACTLDSLGFIAHAAGQHHGALAHYERARVLFHDLGNLYEEANTLANLGDVHLALGRPDRARDQWRRAAGLFRVQHRAKEAGILEDKSASMTD; encoded by the coding sequence GTGACGATCGAGTTCGGCATGCTCGGGGAGATCCAGGCGCACGTGGGCGGGACGTCAGTGGATCTCGGGCCCGCCCGGCAGCGCTGCGTGCTGGCGGTGCTGTTGGCGGACGTCAACCGCGCGGTGCCCGTGGACGGCCTGGTCGGTCGGGTGTGGGGCGCTGACCCGTCGCCGGGGGCCAAGTCGACGTTGTACAGCTATCTGTCCCGGCTGCGGCAGGCACTCGGCTCCGCGGCGGACGCATCGTCCTCCGGCGCCGCCATCGAACGACGTCCTGGTGGATACGCGCTGCTCACCGACCCGGACCTGGTGGACCTCCACCTCTTCCGCGATCTGGTCGGCCGGGCGAGGGCCGCTGAGGATGGACGTGCGGCAGCCCTGTTCAAGCAGGCGTTGGGGCTGTGGCGGGGTGAGCCCTTCGCCACGCTGGACACGCCGTGGTGCAACTCCCTACGGGAGTCGCTGCTGGAGGAGCGGCACGCCTGCCTGCTGGACCGAAACGACGTGCTGCTGCGCCAGGGCCGCCATGCGGCACTGCTGTCCGAGCTGGCCTCCTGCCTCGACAGGCACCCGCTGGACGAGCGCTTGGCCACCCAGTACATGCTCGCGCTTTACCGGAGCGGCCGCACCGCCGACGCCCTACGCTGCTTCGACCGGATCCGCCGCGCCCTGGCCGAAGAGCTGGGCAGCGACCCAGGCCCCGAGCTGCGGCGACGACACCAGCAGGTCCTCACGAATGACCCGTCGATCGGCGCGCCGTCCGACGCCCCCGCCTCGGCACCGGCAGCCGGTGCCGTCGCCGCCTCCGGCATCGCCTCGTCACGGGACCGCACCCTGCCGCGCCAACTGCCCTTCTCGGGGCTGTTTGTCGGACGCAGCACCGAATTGGCCGAATTGGACAAGGCACTGGGCACCGCGTGCCGGCCCGGCGGGTCCGCAGCGGTGTGCGTCATCAGCGGCAGCGGCGGCGTCGGCAAGACCTCGCTGGCCGTGCACTGGGCCCACTGCGCCATGGACCGGTTCCCCGACGGTCAGCTCTACGTGGACCTCCGGGGATTCAGTCCCTCCGGAGAACCCCTGGCACCGGCCACCGCGGTACGGGGATTCCTGGACGCCCTCGGCGTCGACCCCGGCTCGATCCCGGCGGACCAGCAGGCCCTGACCGGGCTGTACCGCACCCTCGTCGCCGACCGACGCATGCTCGTCGTCCTCGACAACGCCAGAGACGTTGACCAGGTGAGCGCCCTGCTGCCGGGCGGAGCCGGCTGCGCGGTGCTCGTCACCAGCCGCCGTCGGCTGACCGGGCTCGCCGTCACCCACGGCGCGCGCCTGCTGCCGCTGGACGTGCTCACGCCGTACGAGTCCCGGAACCTGCTCGGCCGTCACCTGGGCGAGGGGTGCCTGGCCGCCGATCCCGCAGCCGTCACAGCGGTACTGGAACACTGCGCGGGCCTGCCGCTGGCAATCAGCATCGCCGGGGCCCGCGCCGCCGTCGGCAGCGGTCCCACGCTCGCCGCGCTCGCCGAGGAACTCCAGGACCAGTCGGCGCGGCTCGACGCCCTGGACGCGGGCGACCTGTCGACCAACGTCCGCGCGGTGTGTCGCGTGTCGTACCGCGGCCTGACCGACCGGGCTGCGGAGGCCTTTCGTCTCCTCGGCGCCGCGGGACCGGCCCCCGAGATCGGTCTGGCGGCCGCCGCCGGGCTGCTGGGGCGGCCACCGGCCGCGGCCCGGGTGACGCTGCGGGAACTGGAGACAGTCCACCTGGTGCAGCAACTGGCTCCTGACCGGTACAGCATGCACGACCTGGTCCGTCTGTACGCCGCCGAGCGAGCTGTCGAGGACCAGGCGCAGGAGTCACGCGAATGTGCGCTGCGGCGTCTGGTGGACTACTACCTGCACACCGGCTACGCCTGCGACTTGATCCTCAGTCCGTTCGAGCACCACGCCCTGGAACTCGAACCGCCTCTGGACGGCGTGACGCTCGAGCTTCCCGCCGATCAGTCGGCCGTCATGTCCTGGTTCCGTGCCGAGCACGCCAGTCTGGTCGCCGCGCAGCGCGTGGCCGGCCTCCACGGGTGGGACCGCCTGGTCTGGCAACTGGCCCGGGTCGTGGACGGCTTCCTGTGGCGGCAGGGACGGCTCCACGAGCACCTGGCCCTGTGGCATACGGGACTCGCCGCGGCCGAGCGCCTCGGCGAAGACACCGCCCTTGCCTGGGCCCACCGCCGCCTGGCCCACGCCTGCGCCCGAGCGAGCCGCCACGACCGCGCGGTCCACCACGCCGATCGGGCCCTGGCCGCGGCGGAGAAGGCCATGGACGTCACCGAGCAGGCACGCATCCACGACGTCATCGCCTGGTCATGGGCGAGGCAGGGCGACGACCGGGAGGCCCTGGCACACGTCCGGCACACCCTGCGGCTACAGCGCCAGGGCGGCGACCCGTTGGCGCAGGCGAACGCCCTCAACGCCGTCGGCTGGTATGAGGCACGCCTCGGCGAGTACCGGCAGGCCCTCACCCATTGTGAGGAGAGCCTGGAGATCCACCGCCGCCACGGCTTCCGCGACGGTGAGGCGTGCACCCTGGACAGTCTCGGCTTCATCGCGCACGCAGCAGGCCAGCACCATGGAGCTCTGGCCCACTACGAGCGCGCCCGCGTCCTCTTCCACGACCTCGGCAACCTCTACGAGGAGGCGAACACCCTCGCCAACCTCGGCGACGTCCACCTGGCGCTCGGCCGGCCCGACCGGGCCCGGGACCAGTGGAGGCGGGCGGCCGGCCTCTTCCGCGTGCAGCACCGTGCGAAGGAGGCCGGCATCCTCGAGGACAAGTCGGCTTCAATGACCGACTGA
- a CDS encoding NAD(P)H-binding protein → MIVVSAASGAFGRLVIDQLLAQCPADHIVAAVRNPEGVADLAARGVRVRLGDYDDPATLRTAFKGADRLLLISSPELEPSRRAGQHQAAIDAARTAGVGAIIYTSFLGADTQAHGVTAAHHATERTLFASGLPHTLLRHPYYSEAFLNAGLRTAVTSGELASGTGGRGINTAFRSELAEAAAHVLTEDCHLGRAYDFTGNLWTYNQLAHALSRISGRPVVHRDRHGRAPGAQGWLEDQVRAGALERQTDDLQHVLGHPAATLDQAVTAILTRPAPPAAGPAPE, encoded by the coding sequence ATGATTGTTGTGTCGGCCGCTTCGGGGGCTTTCGGCCGACTGGTCATAGACCAGTTGCTGGCCCAGTGCCCCGCTGATCACATCGTTGCCGCGGTGCGCAATCCCGAAGGGGTCGCGGATCTCGCCGCTCGCGGGGTCCGTGTCCGCCTCGGTGACTACGATGACCCGGCAACGCTGCGCACCGCGTTCAAGGGAGCTGACCGGCTGCTGCTGATCTCCTCGCCGGAGCTGGAACCCTCCCGCCGCGCCGGCCAGCACCAGGCAGCCATCGACGCGGCCCGCACCGCCGGAGTCGGTGCGATCATCTACACCAGTTTCCTGGGTGCCGACACTCAGGCCCACGGTGTCACCGCTGCTCATCACGCCACCGAGCGCACCCTGTTCGCAAGCGGGCTGCCCCACACGCTGTTGCGCCACCCCTACTACAGCGAGGCATTCCTCAACGCGGGCCTGCGCACCGCCGTCACCTCGGGTGAACTGGCCAGCGGCACCGGCGGGCGTGGCATCAATACCGCTTTCCGCAGCGAACTCGCCGAGGCCGCCGCCCACGTCCTCACCGAGGACTGCCACCTCGGCCGCGCCTACGACTTCACTGGCAACCTGTGGACCTACAACCAGCTCGCCCACGCACTCAGCCGTATCTCCGGCAGACCCGTCGTCCACCGAGACCGGCACGGCCGCGCGCCCGGTGCCCAGGGCTGGCTTGAGGACCAGGTACGTGCCGGCGCACTGGAGCGACAGACCGACGATCTCCAGCACGTCCTCGGTCACCCAGCCGCCACCCTCGACCAGGCCGTCACCGCAATCCTCACCCGACCCGCCCCACCAGCCGCCGGCCCTGCCCCGGAGTGA